One genomic region from Candidatus Methylarchaceae archaeon HK02M2 encodes:
- a CDS encoding MoaD family protein → MSKVKTIFYGALVNVTGEKEVEVEASTLKEALDGFYERWGNRFKAKLLDAAGNLKRFINIYVNGKDVRFLNYLDTVLEDKDEVLIIPAVSGG, encoded by the coding sequence ATGAGTAAGGTTAAAACCATTTTTTATGGTGCTTTAGTGAACGTAACTGGAGAAAAAGAGGTAGAAGTAGAAGCATCAACACTAAAGGAGGCACTAGATGGTTTTTATGAGAGATGGGGAAACAGGTTTAAGGCGAAACTTTTAGACGCAGCTGGAAATCTAAAAAGGTTCATCAATATCTATGTTAATGGCAAAGATGTCCGCTTCCTTAACTACCTCGATACAGTATTAGAAGATAAAGATGAGGTTCTTATCATTCCGGCTGTTAGTGGGGGTTGA